Genomic window (Acidobacteriota bacterium):
CGCCATCAGTTCACAATGAACTTTGTGGCACTGGTGGCAGTTCCTCCCGGCGTGGTCACCGTGATCGCTCCAGACTTGGCTCCGACCGGCACCGTGGCGGTAATCTGTGTGTACGAGTCCACCGAGAACTGGGCGCTCTTGGTGCCGAATGCCACCTTCGTGGCCCCGGTAAAGCTGTTGCCGGTGATCACGACCTGAGAGCCCACCGGCCCGCTGCCCGGGCTGAAGTTTCCCACTGCCGGGACAACGAGGAATTTCTGGCTGCTCTTCAACGTGCTATGAGCAATCGAGACGGTCACGAAACCGGTAGTTGCCTGGAATGCGACAAAGGCGGTGATGTACGTGTCAGAAAAAATATTCGCGGAAGCCGGCTGGCCGTTGAACTTGACACTCGTCGTTCCCAGCAGCCCTTCGCCCAGAATTTCGACAGTTTGTGAAGGCACCCCGAAGGACGGATTCACAAGGACGAACGGCTTGAGTCCGATGTCGTAGCTGAAGAACGCTCCATGACCTGCCGCACCCCCCGTCGTGGCCTCGCCGTAGAGCTTCCCGTTCGTGTGTTGCCGGAGTGTAGCCGTCGGGAGTGAACCAGTTGCGGCAACGAAGTCATACAACTTCGCGTACACACCGCCCGACGTAATGCGGAAGAGAGATCCCGCGGAGTTGGTTCCACCCGCGGACGTCACGCCATAGAATTTCCCGTCACTGGCCTGTACCAGGCCCGCGTAAGGCTGGTTTCCGTCAGGACTCCCATTCGTGCGATCGAAATTGTAGAGTACGGTTAGTTTTTTCTTGGCGGTGAGTTTGAAGACAATGCCACCACTGTTCTTGGTTCCCCCATCTCGTGCCGTCCCATAAAAGTTGCCGTCGGAGCCTTGCACCAGGGGAGCAAAAATGTTGGAACCGTGAGTCGAGTCGAAGTTGTAGAGAACAGTGAGGGTGCCACCGGGAGTGATCTTGAATGCCGTACCAAATCCAAGGGTTCCGCCTACCTTGGTGGTGCCGTAGAGATTTCCGTCTCGTGCCTGAATGAGCGGCGCGATCGGAGTCGAACCATGAGTGCCGTCGAAGGCATAGAGCACACTGAAATTCCCGCCTGATGTGATCTTGTACACCGCGCCGAAGCCCAAGGCGCCCGTCGATGTGACCCCGTAGTAGTTCCCATCGGTAGCCTGAATCGGCGGCGCATAGGGGTTTCCTCCTTCGGCGAGCGCGAAGTTATGGAGTGTAACCGGAGCGCTTCCGGGGACGAACTTAAACACGGTTCCGAAAAAGTTGGCGCCGTTATTGAAAGTCGCACCGAGAAAACTGCCGTCGGCGGCCATGGTGAGTCCGCTGTAGGGATTCACGCCGATCGTGTTATCGAAGCTGTACAAATCGGTGTACACGCCGGCGGGAGTGACTTGAAAAATGCCGCCTCGCCCGGAGGTTCCACCCAATTGAGCCGTGCCATAGAGGTTTCCATCGCGACCCTGGGCCAGGATTCCCGGATACTGCGGCGCCGAGAGGCCAGGTGTATTGAAGTCATGCAGGTCGGTGTACTGCGCTTGGACGACAGGAATTCCGAACACGGCGATCGCCATGGCCGCTACCAAAGCCATCACATGCAGTTTGCCACTCCATTGCCTGGTCATAGATTCTCCTGGGATAGCGGTTTACCGAGCACGCGTCGTCAAGAGGCGCACTTCTTCCTTCACTCTGTAATGTGCAATAGCAGGGGAAATCAGCTCACAAAATCACGACAAATTCTCCAACCGGAGAATCATGCCGCCCCACGTGTGACACGCCTGAGGGAGGAGTCACAATGCGACAGCGCGCTGAACACTGAAGATCCGCAAGGTCGAGTAAAGGATTGGAGTGTGCTTGCCGCCGGGGGAGACCGCGCGCGACGAGTATATGCCAGCCGGCTGCGAATCGCCAGCTCAGTACCAACTCGCCAACATGTTGCCAGATCCGGCAAAAGGCAAGCCTGGCGGGCTATTCAGGACCAAGGCTTCAGGCTGAAACAGGTATTGCGGTCGTGTAGAACAGCCGGCACTAAAACCGAACAGTCATTGAACCGCTCGCTATTTCGACGCCGCAGCCTCAACGTTCGTTTCCGGATAGTCGAAGACACCGCGACCTGACTTGCGCCCCAATCGTCCGGCCTTCACATACTGCGCCAGCAACGGGCACGGCCGGAATTTCTCACCCAGGCTCTTGTGCAGGTATTCGAGAATATGGAGTCGAGTATCCAGGCCAACCAGGTCAACCAGCTCAAACGGGCCCATGGGGTGGTTCAGTCCCAATTTCAGGGCCTTGTCGATGTCTTCAGCGCTCGCGATGCCTTCCTGCAGCATATAGAAAGCTTCGTTGCCGATCATGGCGTTGATACGGCTGGTGACAAAGCCGGGCGATTCCTTGATCACGACGACTTCTTTTCCCATTCTCTTGCCGACCTCAACCACAGTGGCCAGCGTATCGTCGTCCGTTTCCAGCGCGCGTACTACTTCCAGCAACTTCATCTTGTGTACGGGATTGAAGAAGTGCATTCCAATGCATTTCTTGGCGCGGTAGGTAACGCTGGAAATTTCCGTGACACTGAGGGAAGAAGTGTTGGACGCGAGAATCGTCGTCGGGCGACAGATCTTGTCGAGTAAGGTGAAGATCTCGATCTTCGATTCCATCTCCTCGGGAACGGCCTCGATAACAAGATCGGCTTCGCGCGCCGCCTGCTCGACGGAACCCGCATACTCGATCCGCGCAAATGCAGCTTCGGCCGCTCCCGCACTGACTTTGCCGAGTTCGACAGCCTTGTCGAGATTGGCGCGGATTTCCGTTTCTGCCTTGCGCAGCGCGTTGGGAAGGAGATCTTCGAGAATGGTGCGATAGCCGCCGAGGGCGGCGGCATGGGCAATTCCCCGCCCCATCAGGCCCGCCCCGATCACGGCGACGGTCTTCACGTCAGACACTACTTTCCTCCGCCTTCCAGTTGCTGGAGCACCGTGACAAAGTTGGGGTCGGACTTGCGCATGTATTCCGACAGGCGTTTGCGTTCTTCTTCGGTCATCGATGGAACGCCGACGGTGATCCGCCGCAGCGTTGCGGCGATGTCGTCGACGTAGTTCATCATACGAATAAATTCTCCAGTGGCAGACATGAAGGCTCCTTGCGTTATTCCGGCCGCGCGGCACAGGGTAAACAGAGCGCCGCCGACAGGGTACCTTTTCATTTTCAATGGGTGGAGCCGATTAGTAAAGGCGGTGCGAGAAATCAGTAGAAACCTTGGTGCGGATACACTCGATGCTCACCATCTCCTATCGCGAAAGCCGAACCCGAATATCGAACGCACTTCGATTTCCTTGACTGCTGATCGGCGCAGAAAAAAGGGCAACCACCGAGTCTGGTGGCTGCCCTGCAAGCAGAAATGGCAGTCAGGCATGCCATTCCGCATCACATTGAACTTAGCGAGCGTGCGCCGACTGGTGTCCCCAGCGGCTCTGGATCGCCTTGAAAGAAACTGCCTGGTACAAGGCCGACAGTCCAACCAAAACATAAACGACCGCGCTGAGCGAGGAGGTTTCGCCGAACTTCATGCCGAAGATCGTCGCCACCAGATCGAAGTGGGCTGCACCCACCAGCCCCCAGTTGAGTCCACCCACCAC
Coding sequences:
- a CDS encoding 3-hydroxyacyl-CoA dehydrogenase, with the translated sequence MKTVAVIGAGLMGRGIAHAAALGGYRTILEDLLPNALRKAETEIRANLDKAVELGKVSAGAAEAAFARIEYAGSVEQAAREADLVIEAVPEEMESKIEIFTLLDKICRPTTILASNTSSLSVTEISSVTYRAKKCIGMHFFNPVHKMKLLEVVRALETDDDTLATVVEVGKRMGKEVVVIKESPGFVTSRINAMIGNEAFYMLQEGIASAEDIDKALKLGLNHPMGPFELVDLVGLDTRLHILEYLHKSLGEKFRPCPLLAQYVKAGRLGRKSGRGVFDYPETNVEAAASK
- a CDS encoding DUF378 domain-containing protein, producing the protein MKTLDVIAGVLLVVGGLNWGLVGAAHFDLVATIFGMKFGETSSLSAVVYVLVGLSALYQAVSFKAIQSRWGHQSAHAR